A stretch of the uncultured Fusobacterium sp. genome encodes the following:
- a CDS encoding LytR C-terminal domain-containing protein, with product MSRKNGRLKVVVLVLIIIVALGAFLFLNINDGNKELDKNSRYLIIGKGNLIAVYEDKLAVKIPYEVSVSKDETFEDLVKTKNKEEIMATVNKILPEKVDNYKVVKFGEVKLNVKNSKNIPETTIGDKRYVLTSSLYSMFEEMYNDPNKANEVNENIIVDILNANGRGGYARKTGEKLKKNLSMKYNAANYETFLEESYVILNDISKDKTQEILMQLNEKYFKVKDVPTIPTLANVVVILGKEENVKFDIDIIGKGNIADEFSKELKKQGYKNVKNSVTDSKVETSVIEYNPEDYYIAYKIAKILDIKDMIEKENLKNKINIFVNN from the coding sequence ATGAGTAGAAAGAATGGAAGATTAAAGGTAGTAGTATTAGTATTAATTATAATAGTAGCTTTAGGTGCTTTTTTATTTCTTAATATCAATGACGGAAATAAAGAGCTAGATAAAAATAGTAGATATTTAATAATAGGAAAGGGAAATTTAATTGCTGTATATGAAGATAAATTAGCTGTAAAAATTCCTTATGAAGTTAGCGTAAGCAAAGATGAAACATTTGAAGATCTTGTAAAAACTAAAAATAAAGAAGAAATCATGGCAACAGTAAATAAAATTTTACCAGAAAAAGTTGATAATTATAAAGTTGTAAAATTTGGTGAAGTTAAACTTAATGTAAAAAATTCAAAAAATATTCCTGAAACTACTATTGGAGATAAAAGATATGTATTAACATCAAGTTTATATTCAATGTTTGAAGAGATGTATAATGATCCTAATAAAGCAAATGAAGTAAATGAAAATATAATTGTAGATATTTTAAATGCGAATGGTAGAGGTGGTTATGCAAGAAAGACAGGAGAAAAATTAAAGAAAAATCTTTCAATGAAGTATAATGCAGCTAACTATGAAACTTTCTTAGAGGAAAGCTATGTTATTCTAAATGATATTTCTAAGGATAAAACACAAGAGATATTAATGCAACTAAATGAAAAATATTTCAAAGTAAAAGATGTTCCAACAATACCAACTTTAGCTAATGTAGTTGTAATCTTAGGTAAAGAAGAAAATGTAAAGTTTGATATTGATATTATAGGAAAAGGAAATATAGCAGATGAGTTTAGCAAAGAATTAAAGAAACAAGGGTATAAGAATGTAAAAAACAGTGTTACTGATTCTAAAGTTGAAACTTCTGTAATTGAATATAATCCAGAGGATTATTATATAGCATATAAAATAGCTAAAATATTAGATATAAAAGATATGATTGAAAAGGAAAATTTAAAGAATAAGATAAATATTTTTGTAAACAATTAA
- the mtaB gene encoding tRNA (N(6)-L-threonylcarbamoyladenosine(37)-C(2))-methylthiotransferase MtaB — MSFNKKVAFYTLGCKVNQYETESIKNQLIKKGYEEVNFEDKADIYIVNSCTVTSVADRKTRNMLRRAKKINPNGAVIVTGCYAQTNSKELLEMEDIDYVIGNTDKSGIVNFIEDIENRTMEKLKNHNIFLDSEYTEYEFATLREMSRAYVKIQDGCNNFCSYCKIPFARGKSRSRHKDNILKEITKLSQEGFKEIILIGINLGAYGEDLENGGNFEDLLRDILKIDGIERVRIGSVYPDKISDEFIEMFSNPKLMPHLHISLQSCDDSVLKRMKRKYGSSLIEERLTKLRKAVPNMEYTADVIVGFPGETQEMFENSYKLIDKIGFSGLHIFQYSDRENTLASTFEDKIDPKVKKERADELEKLKEIMAERERKKYLDKELRVLVEEEKNGYFYGYSENYLRVKLKGEATNLNHIVSVKINSLEKEMLIGDE, encoded by the coding sequence ATGAGTTTTAATAAAAAAGTTGCTTTTTATACTTTAGGATGTAAGGTAAATCAGTATGAAACAGAGAGTATAAAAAATCAGTTAATAAAAAAAGGTTATGAAGAAGTTAATTTTGAAGATAAAGCAGACATATATATAGTAAATTCTTGTACTGTTACAAGTGTAGCAGATAGAAAAACTAGAAATATGTTAAGAAGAGCCAAGAAAATAAATCCTAATGGAGCAGTTATTGTAACAGGATGTTATGCTCAAACTAATAGTAAAGAGCTATTAGAGATGGAAGATATAGATTATGTAATTGGAAATACAGATAAAAGTGGAATAGTAAATTTTATAGAAGATATTGAAAATAGAACTATGGAAAAATTGAAAAATCATAATATTTTCTTAGATTCAGAATATACTGAATATGAATTTGCCACTTTAAGAGAGATGTCAAGAGCTTATGTAAAAATTCAAGATGGATGCAATAACTTTTGTTCATATTGTAAAATTCCTTTTGCAAGAGGAAAAAGTAGATCTAGACATAAAGATAATATATTAAAAGAGATAACAAAATTATCTCAAGAGGGATTTAAAGAGATAATTCTTATAGGTATAAATTTAGGTGCTTATGGTGAAGATTTAGAAAATGGCGGAAATTTTGAAGATCTATTGAGAGATATATTAAAAATAGATGGAATAGAAAGAGTTAGAATAGGATCAGTATATCCAGATAAAATTTCAGATGAATTTATTGAGATGTTTTCTAATCCTAAATTAATGCCACATCTTCATATTTCACTTCAATCTTGTGATGATAGTGTTTTAAAGAGAATGAAGAGAAAATATGGAAGCTCTTTAATAGAAGAAAGATTGACAAAATTAAGAAAGGCTGTACCTAATATGGAGTATACAGCAGATGTAATAGTGGGATTCCCTGGGGAAACTCAAGAGATGTTTGAAAATTCATATAAATTAATAGATAAGATAGGATTCTCTGGATTGCATATTTTCCAATATTCAGATAGAGAAAATACTTTGGCTAGTACTTTTGAAGATAAAATAGATCCAAAAGTAAAAAAAGAGAGAGCAGATGAATTGGAAAAATTAAAAGAGATAATGGCAGAAAGAGAGAGAAAAAAATACTTAGATAAAGAGCTAAGAGTATTAGTAGAAGAAGAAAAAAATGGATACTTCTATGGTTATAGTGAAAACTATCTAAGAGTAAAGTTAAAAGGAGAAGCTACAAATTTAAATCATATAGTTAGTGTAAAAATAAATTCTTTAGAAAAGGAGATGCTAATTGGGGATGAGTAG
- a CDS encoding 16S rRNA (uracil(1498)-N(3))-methyltransferase yields the protein MISVIISEENIREKDIIIEDKADVNHLKNVFRVKLGEKVRAVDGEKEYFCSVKEIEKKYIILEIEEILEDRYSHKIEIDAAVGILKNDKMDLTIQKLTELGINEIIPVAAKRGVVKINEKKDKWDLIVREALKQCQGVKPTKIAEVVKIKDIELEKYDLIIVPYECEEEYTLKNLLKNREVSPKKVLYIIGPEGGFDSEEIEYLKSKGANIVTLGKRILRAETASIVVGGILINEF from the coding sequence ATGATAAGTGTTATAATATCAGAAGAAAATATAAGAGAAAAAGATATTATTATTGAGGATAAAGCTGATGTAAATCATTTAAAGAATGTTTTTAGAGTTAAGCTTGGAGAAAAAGTAAGAGCTGTTGATGGAGAAAAAGAGTATTTTTGTAGTGTAAAAGAGATTGAAAAAAAATATATTATATTAGAAATTGAGGAGATACTAGAAGATAGATACTCTCATAAAATAGAGATAGATGCAGCAGTAGGAATACTAAAAAATGATAAGATGGATCTAACTATACAAAAGTTAACAGAGTTAGGAATAAATGAGATTATTCCAGTTGCAGCTAAAAGGGGAGTAGTTAAGATCAATGAGAAAAAAGATAAATGGGATCTTATTGTAAGAGAAGCATTAAAACAATGTCAAGGGGTAAAGCCAACAAAAATTGCAGAAGTAGTAAAAATAAAAGATATAGAGCTGGAAAAATATGATTTGATCATTGTTCCTTATGAGTGTGAAGAGGAATATACATTAAAAAATCTTTTAAAGAACAGAGAGGTTTCACCTAAAAAGGTATTGTATATAATCGGTCCTGAAGGAGGATTTGATTCAGAGGAGATAGAATATTTAAAATCTAAAGGTGCTAATATTGTAACTTTAGGAAAGAGAATATTGAGGGCAGAAACAGCTTCTATTGTAGTAGGAGGAATATTAATAAATGAGTTTTAA
- a CDS encoding Rrf2 family transcriptional regulator, with translation MKISTRVRYGLKALVYIAEKSREDKLVRIKEIADDQNISVQYLEQILFKLKNENIIEGKRGPNGGYRLAKNPEEITLHELYKILDEEEKVIDCNESKENKANCNGQSCGTTCIWNKLDNAMTKILEETTLNDFIKNQDMI, from the coding sequence ATGAAGATAAGTACAAGAGTTAGATATGGATTAAAAGCTTTAGTATATATAGCTGAAAAGAGCAGAGAAGATAAATTAGTGAGAATAAAAGAGATAGCTGATGATCAAAATATATCTGTACAATATTTAGAGCAAATACTTTTTAAATTAAAAAATGAAAATATAATAGAAGGAAAAAGAGGACCTAATGGAGGGTATAGATTAGCTAAAAACCCTGAAGAGATAACATTACATGAGTTGTATAAGATATTAGATGAAGAAGAAAAAGTTATAGATTGTAATGAGAGCAAAGAAAATAAAGCAAACTGTAATGGACAAAGTTGTGGAACTACTTGTATATGGAATAAATTAGATAATGCAATGACTAAAATACTTGAAGAGACAACTTTAAATGATTTTATAAAAAATCAAGATATGATATAG
- the ruvB gene encoding Holliday junction branch migration DNA helicase RuvB, with the protein MDRVVTTLEMENEVEVQKTLRPKCFKEYIGQTSLKEKMAISIEAAKRRGGSIDHILLYGPPGLGKTTLAGVIATEMGANLRITSGPVLERAGDLAAILTSLEENDILFIDEIHRLNNTVEEILYPAMEDRELDIIVGKGPSARSIRIELPNFTLIGATTRAGLLSSPLRDRFGVTHRMEYYTEDEIAEIIIRGGNILGVKVEKEGAKELASRSRGTPRIANRLLKRVRDYCEIRGNGVIDRATSLKALEILGIDSAGLDDLDRDIVNAIIDNYGGGPVGIETLSLLLGEDRRTLEEVYEPYLVKIGYLKRTNRGRMVTEKGYQHFKKVKE; encoded by the coding sequence GTGGATAGAGTAGTTACAACTTTGGAAATGGAAAATGAAGTAGAGGTACAGAAAACTTTAAGACCTAAATGTTTTAAAGAATATATTGGACAAACTTCTTTAAAGGAGAAAATGGCTATCTCTATTGAAGCTGCAAAAAGAAGAGGGGGATCAATAGATCATATCTTATTATATGGACCGCCAGGATTAGGAAAAACGACTTTAGCAGGAGTTATAGCTACAGAGATGGGAGCTAATTTGAGAATAACTTCAGGACCTGTATTAGAAAGAGCTGGAGATTTAGCAGCGATTCTTACTTCGTTAGAAGAAAATGATATACTTTTTATAGATGAGATACACAGATTAAATAATACAGTGGAAGAGATATTGTATCCAGCTATGGAGGATAGAGAGCTTGACATTATAGTAGGAAAAGGACCATCAGCTCGTTCAATTAGAATAGAGCTTCCTAATTTTACATTGATAGGAGCAACAACTAGAGCTGGACTTTTAAGTTCACCTTTGAGAGATAGATTTGGAGTAACTCATAGAATGGAGTATTACACAGAAGATGAAATAGCCGAAATAATAATTAGAGGTGGAAATATCTTAGGTGTAAAAGTTGAAAAAGAGGGAGCAAAGGAACTTGCTAGTAGAAGTAGAGGAACTCCAAGAATAGCTAATCGTCTTTTAAAAAGGGTAAGAGATTATTGTGAAATAAGAGGAAATGGAGTAATAGATAGAGCAACTTCGTTAAAAGCTTTGGAGATATTGGGAATAGATTCAGCTGGATTAGATGACTTAGATAGAGATATAGTTAATGCTATTATTGATAACTATGGAGGAGGACCAGTTGGAATTGAGACTCTTTCATTATTATTAGGCGAAGATAGAAGAACTTTAGAAGAGGTTTATGAGCCTTATTTAGTAAAAATAGGATATTTAAAAAGAACAAATAGAGGAAGAATGGTAACTGAAAAAGGATACCAACATTTTAAAAAAGTTAAGGAGTAG
- a CDS encoding DUF445 family protein, which yields MNQIIIKLFLIVGIGAMIGWITNYIAIKMLFRPYKEMNFLFFKIQGLIPKRRSEIAISIADTVQKELISLKDITSSLNADELEEKMGTVIDKILEEKLESEITKKFPMLAMFLSDEIISKIKSMIKTSILENKETIINMFTSYLEEKVDFKKIIIENVEAFSLEKLEEITYSLAKKELKHIEVIGAILGGIIGVFQFAISLFV from the coding sequence ATGAATCAAATTATTATAAAATTGTTTTTAATTGTAGGTATAGGAGCAATGATAGGATGGATAACAAATTACATCGCTATAAAAATGCTTTTTAGACCATATAAAGAGATGAATTTTCTATTTTTTAAGATACAAGGATTAATTCCTAAAAGAAGAAGTGAGATAGCTATAAGTATAGCAGATACAGTTCAAAAGGAACTTATCTCATTAAAAGATATTACAAGCTCTTTAAATGCTGATGAGTTAGAAGAAAAAATGGGAACAGTTATTGATAAAATTTTGGAAGAAAAATTAGAAAGTGAGATAACTAAAAAATTTCCAATGTTAGCTATGTTTCTTAGTGATGAAATTATAAGTAAGATAAAATCGATGATAAAAACATCTATTTTAGAAAATAAAGAAACTATAATAAATATGTTTACAAGTTACTTAGAAGAAAAAGTTGATTTTAAAAAGATTATAATTGAGAATGTAGAAGCTTTTTCATTGGAGAAATTAGAGGAGATTACTTACTCTTTAGCTAAAAAAGAGTTAAAGCATATTGAGGTAATAGGAGCAATTTTAGGAGGAATAATTGGAGTTTTTCAATTTGCTATAAGTTTATTTGTATAA
- a CDS encoding 30S ribosomal protein S1 produces the protein MSNNNEHVDYTEFESWLNEYMPEEDNVKGEKVRVKGILATKERNFSFLDVPGLPTSVRVRTEELENYNEGDEVEVLLVGEDEDFKIGSRRRIDMEDSWKKLEEAFEKKEIITGKIVKRVKGGYMVEAMFHQGFLPNSLSEISMKDGDKVIGDEIKVMIKDIKPDKDKKGKKITFSKKDITLLKESEEFSELKVGDVVEAEITDVLEFGLSLKIQHLRGFVHISEVSWKKLDKLSDQYKKGDMVKAEIISLEPEKKNVKLSIKVLTRNPWEVAAEQYAVDSVIEGKVTKIVPYGVFVEIADGVEGLVHMSDFTWNKKRVSLNEFVQVGDTVKVKVLEFQPAERKLKLGIKQLSENPWDSAETRYAVGTQLTGKVLEVKPFGLFAEVEPGVDVFIHQSDYNWQGEENKKFAVGDTVEFKVIELDTEDNKIKGSIKALRKSPWEVALENYKVGDTVEKEIKNIMDFGLFVNLSKGIDGFIPAQLASKDFIKNLKDKFTVGQKVKAQITEIDREKQRIKLSIKKIEIEEERRENQELLSKYGTSGEDR, from the coding sequence ATGTCTAATAATAATGAACACGTTGATTACACAGAATTTGAATCTTGGCTAAATGAATATATGCCAGAAGAAGACAATGTTAAAGGAGAAAAAGTAAGAGTAAAAGGAATATTAGCAACAAAAGAAAGAAACTTCTCTTTCCTTGATGTTCCAGGACTACCTACAAGTGTAAGAGTAAGAACTGAAGAACTAGAAAACTACAATGAAGGAGATGAAGTAGAAGTTCTTTTAGTTGGAGAAGATGAAGATTTCAAAATTGGTTCAAGAAGAAGAATAGATATGGAAGATAGTTGGAAAAAACTAGAAGAAGCTTTTGAAAAGAAAGAAATTATCACAGGAAAAATTGTTAAGAGAGTAAAAGGTGGATATATGGTAGAAGCTATGTTCCATCAAGGATTCCTTCCTAACTCTTTATCAGAAATCTCAATGAAAGATGGAGATAAAGTAATTGGAGACGAAATCAAAGTAATGATTAAAGATATAAAACCTGATAAAGATAAAAAAGGTAAGAAAATTACTTTCTCTAAAAAAGATATAACTCTATTAAAAGAAAGTGAAGAGTTCTCTGAATTAAAAGTTGGAGATGTTGTAGAAGCTGAAATTACTGATGTTCTTGAATTTGGACTTTCATTAAAAATTCAACATTTAAGAGGATTTGTACATATTTCTGAAGTTTCTTGGAAAAAATTAGATAAACTATCTGATCAATATAAAAAAGGAGATATGGTAAAAGCTGAAATTATATCTCTAGAACCAGAAAAGAAAAATGTAAAACTTTCAATAAAAGTTTTAACAAGAAATCCTTGGGAAGTAGCAGCAGAGCAATATGCTGTTGATTCTGTAATTGAAGGAAAAGTAACTAAAATCGTTCCTTATGGAGTATTTGTTGAAATAGCTGATGGTGTAGAAGGATTAGTGCACATGTCAGACTTTACATGGAATAAGAAAAGAGTTAGCTTAAATGAATTTGTTCAAGTTGGAGATACAGTAAAAGTTAAAGTTCTTGAATTCCAACCAGCTGAAAGAAAATTAAAACTAGGAATTAAACAATTAAGTGAAAATCCTTGGGATTCAGCTGAAACAAGATACGCAGTAGGAACTCAATTAACAGGAAAAGTTTTAGAAGTAAAACCTTTTGGACTTTTTGCTGAAGTTGAACCTGGTGTAGATGTATTTATTCACCAATCAGACTATAACTGGCAAGGTGAAGAAAATAAGAAATTTGCAGTTGGGGATACAGTAGAATTTAAAGTAATTGAACTTGATACAGAAGATAATAAAATAAAAGGAAGTATAAAAGCTTTAAGAAAAAGTCCTTGGGAAGTAGCTCTAGAAAACTATAAAGTTGGAGATACAGTAGAAAAAGAGATTAAAAATATAATGGACTTTGGATTATTTGTTAATTTAAGTAAAGGAATAGATGGATTTATTCCTGCTCAATTAGCATCTAAAGACTTTATAAAAAATCTTAAAGATAAATTTACAGTAGGACAAAAAGTAAAAGCTCAAATTACTGAAATAGATAGAGAAAAACAAAGAATTAAATTATCTATTAAAAAAATAGAAATTGAAGAAGAAAGAAGAGAAAATCAAGAACTTCTTTCTAAATATGGAACTTCTGGAGAAGATAGATAA
- the ispH gene encoding 4-hydroxy-3-methylbut-2-enyl diphosphate reductase — protein sequence MEIIRAKHMGFCFGVAGAIKTCHDVLKEEENKNKRIFILGMLVHNQYVVDKLKDEGFLIVEEEEILNQKDDLNENDVVIIRAHGTLKKIYNILNEKRVKVYDATCKFVTHIRETLIEMEKQGYEIIFIGDKNHPEVKGIISFGENIRVYNELEEVEKAEIDSNKKYCVLTQTTLNKKKLEKIKSFLENHYSNVKISDKVCGATQVRQEAVEELAKEVDILLVVGGRNSSNTKKLYDISKTINEKTYLIESEKEIEENWFSSCEKVGITAGASTPEEIVINIEKKIRGIN from the coding sequence ATGGAGATAATAAGAGCTAAACATATGGGATTCTGTTTTGGAGTTGCTGGAGCTATTAAAACTTGTCATGATGTCTTAAAAGAAGAAGAGAATAAAAATAAGAGAATTTTTATTTTAGGTATGTTGGTACATAATCAATATGTGGTAGATAAATTAAAAGATGAAGGTTTTTTAATAGTGGAAGAGGAAGAAATTCTAAATCAAAAAGATGATCTAAATGAAAATGATGTAGTTATTATAAGAGCACATGGAACTTTAAAAAAAATTTATAACATTTTGAATGAAAAAAGAGTCAAAGTATATGATGCTACTTGTAAATTTGTAACACATATTAGAGAAACTTTGATAGAAATGGAAAAACAAGGGTATGAAATTATATTCATAGGAGATAAAAATCACCCAGAGGTAAAAGGAATTATATCTTTTGGAGAGAATATAAGAGTTTATAATGAATTAGAAGAAGTTGAAAAAGCTGAAATAGATAGCAATAAAAAGTATTGTGTTCTCACGCAAACAACTTTAAACAAAAAAAAATTAGAAAAAATAAAAAGTTTCTTGGAAAATCACTATTCAAATGTTAAGATATCAGATAAGGTGTGTGGAGCAACACAAGTTCGTCAAGAAGCTGTGGAAGAGTTAGCTAAAGAGGTAGATATATTATTAGTTGTTGGTGGTAGAAATAGCTCTAATACTAAGAAATTATATGATATCTCAAAAACTATAAATGAAAAAACTTATCTAATAGAAAGTGAAAAAGAGATAGAAGAAAATTGGTTCAGTAGCTGTGAAAAAGTTGGAATTACAGCTGGAGCCTCAACACCGGAAGAAATAGTAATTAATATAGAAAAAAAAATAAGGGGGATCAATTAA
- a CDS encoding HPr family phosphocarrier protein has protein sequence MKSRIVQIKNKAGLHARPSSLFVQLVTGYDSDITVKCDDEEINGKSIMGLMLLAAECGRKLELIADGPDEDEMLDALVDLIEVKKFNEE, from the coding sequence ATGAAAAGCAGAATAGTTCAAATAAAGAATAAGGCAGGATTACATGCAAGACCATCATCTTTATTTGTACAATTAGTAACAGGATATGATTCTGACATTACAGTTAAGTGTGATGATGAGGAGATAAATGGAAAAAGTATAATGGGATTGATGCTATTAGCAGCAGAGTGTGGAAGAAAACTTGAACTTATAGCAGATGGCCCAGATGAAGATGAGATGTTAGATGCACTTGTTGATCTAATAGAAGTAAAAAAATTTAATGAGGAATAA
- the ptsP gene encoding phosphoenolpyruvate--protein phosphotransferase: MEIVRGSFAFEGIVTGEVFLDKKKYIDEGITAILDEKDVENEVERFERALELSKESLEDLRTSFAGKMNEHDLEIITAHMMILDDPVYVSDIKKSIKKDKLRAEEAVRLITNKYVKMFKSIQNPEYRQKELDIKDVGKRITGNLDKRFEDWKKLDGKILVTKEIFPTELLNIYHLGINIKGIVMEYGGETSHLAILAKALEIPTLMGIKNIFSYNWGKDIILDTTEINSCVIIEPDEKTKKEYEKLLEKFRLKKEEIQRDANLPTETLDGEKVSLYINVSGDLNSEEVKLFKPDGIGLLRTELLYMKNTSFPDEENQFKVYSDIVEKFDKDSSIVIRTLDIGADKQLPYFKMKNETNSFLGLRGIRFSLQNQDIFLTQLKAILRAAYNRNVKIMYPMVTNISELREANKLLERAKNELKEEKKLYKEDIEIGVMIEVPSIVMMADVFAQEVDFFSIGTNDLTQYILATDRLSETVSSMYDCYNPAVLRSIAFVKKAADLYGKKVSVCGEMAGDTKAIVAFLSMGIKDLSMVGTSILTARSLIRSLNYEKLKEIKEKILLCHDSKEVKEILIKYIN, encoded by the coding sequence ATGGAAATAGTAAGAGGAAGTTTCGCTTTTGAAGGCATTGTAACTGGAGAAGTTTTTTTAGATAAAAAAAAGTATATAGATGAAGGAATAACAGCAATTTTAGATGAAAAAGATGTAGAAAATGAAGTTGAAAGATTTGAAAGAGCTTTAGAACTTTCAAAAGAGTCTTTGGAAGATCTAAGAACAAGTTTTGCTGGAAAAATGAATGAACATGACTTAGAAATAATAACAGCTCATATGATGATACTAGATGATCCAGTATATGTATCAGATATAAAAAAAAGTATAAAAAAAGACAAGCTACGAGCTGAAGAGGCAGTAAGACTTATAACTAATAAATATGTGAAGATGTTTAAGAGTATTCAAAATCCTGAATATAGACAAAAAGAATTAGATATAAAAGATGTAGGAAAAAGAATAACTGGAAATTTAGATAAAAGATTTGAAGATTGGAAAAAATTAGATGGAAAAATTTTAGTAACAAAGGAGATTTTTCCAACAGAACTTTTAAATATATATCATTTAGGAATAAATATAAAAGGAATAGTGATGGAATATGGTGGAGAAACATCCCATTTAGCTATTCTTGCAAAAGCTTTAGAGATTCCAACATTGATGGGAATAAAAAATATTTTTAGTTATAATTGGGGAAAAGATATAATTTTAGATACTACAGAGATCAATTCTTGTGTTATAATAGAACCAGATGAAAAAACTAAAAAAGAGTATGAAAAGCTTTTAGAAAAATTTAGATTGAAGAAAGAAGAAATTCAAAGAGATGCTAACTTACCAACTGAAACTTTAGATGGAGAAAAGGTTTCATTGTATATAAATGTTAGTGGAGATTTGAACTCAGAAGAAGTTAAACTTTTTAAACCAGATGGAATTGGTTTATTAAGAACAGAGCTTTTATACATGAAAAATACATCTTTTCCAGATGAAGAAAATCAATTTAAAGTATATAGTGATATAGTAGAAAAATTTGATAAAGATTCTTCTATTGTAATAAGAACATTGGATATAGGTGCTGATAAACAGTTACCATATTTTAAAATGAAAAATGAAACAAACTCTTTTTTAGGATTGAGAGGAATAAGATTTAGCTTACAAAATCAAGATATATTTCTTACACAATTAAAAGCTATCTTGAGAGCTGCATATAATAGAAACGTAAAAATTATGTACCCAATGGTTACTAATATATCTGAACTTAGAGAGGCTAATAAACTATTAGAGAGAGCAAAGAACGAGTTAAAAGAAGAAAAAAAATTGTATAAGGAAGATATAGAAATTGGGGTAATGATTGAAGTTCCATCAATAGTTATGATGGCAGATGTTTTTGCTCAAGAGGTAGATTTCTTTAGTATAGGAACAAATGATTTAACTCAATATATTTTAGCAACAGATAGACTTTCAGAAACTGTATCTTCAATGTATGATTGTTATAATCCTGCTGTATTACGTTCTATTGCCTTTGTAAAGAAAGCAGCTGATCTATATGGGAAAAAAGTATCAGTTTGTGGAGAGATGGCAGGAGATACAAAAGCTATAGTTGCTTTTTTAAGTATGGGAATAAAAGATCTAAGTATGGTAGGAACATCAATTTTAACTGCTAGATCTTTAATCAGAAGTTTAAATTATGAAAAATTGAAAGAGATAAAAGAAAAAATATTACTTTGTCATGATTCAAAAGAAGTAAAAGAGATTTTAATAAAATATATAAATTAA